The Fusarium fujikuroi IMI 58289 draft genome, chromosome FFUJ_chr12 genome includes a window with the following:
- a CDS encoding related to tenascin X precursor — protein MSLLLRVGLATVALRVAADPTIDNLVPAQYGGIPSPPLGYMVDNMRANSGLGYPSPAKSITLSDIIPQVDSKGQSRCCPVGTINDGTGCVFQESSVCEKGTILQGNVCVSVDGPQCPGNLKFDGKICRSDEPPKCPGLPQYNLATNQCESSSGPKCPPTYNLDKGTCVSDSPPSCPIGYSEKNGLCVDNFPPVCHGVNQVYDKGSCVSKDPPSCPQGTKPQGRKCAGVVPPVCAGKARLDRGHCVLAPECPEKYKFNTWVCVREDDPVCSPGVFKNGICQADPTCPDGYTYDAIADTCTYVTELHCSSGYKIFTAPSGAKGCCKEGTDDFDGTFCSWEVTESECPDGTEYKEGYCRHPSESPSCPDLYDSIDGRCVKRTVPRCTIGSYNKGKCILGDPTCPTGSQFNGKECVLIERASCPDGSRLVGDKCISLDQATCPQGQRQEGDDCIHEESPKCPPNTILDNGVCKHPDIPICKSGTNYLNEHCTLPTLPTCPKGSMISDGKCVAIRPPQCPEKHRYCGATHTCVPTGPPKCPEGLVWDRYHCVSRRLATCPEGYTRVGPTCISKNDPRCKEGFVFDVKSQGCVSKDEPKCPEGLSFDGTKCASPRSPECTHEGTTYDPKTQSCIAAPPGCPEGTDFKNGECVLRTPPQCPDGTEMKDDSCVAIRGPECEYNLTMVDGRCVSEKPPTCGDGTTWDGSRCVIGTRTSCFNLEVCPPIGAAALPAPSPEV, from the coding sequence AtgtcccttcttctcaggGTTGGCCTCGCGACTGTCGCGCTTCGCGTCGCTGCAGACCCAACTATCGACAACTTAGTCCCCGCTCAATACGGCGGCATACCCTCTCCCCCACTCGGCTACATGGTCGATAACATGCGCGCCAACTCAGGCCTGGGCTACCCGTCTCCTGCCAAGTCCATCACCCTCTCAGATATCATCCCCCAAGTCGATTCCAAGGGTCAAAGCCGCTGCTGTCCCGTTGGGACCATCAATGACGGCACAGGCTGCGTTTTCCAGGAGTCTTCTGTCTGTGAGAAGGGCACTATTCTTCAAGGAAACGTTTGTGTGAGTGTTGATGGACCGCAGTGTCCTGGAAACCTCAAGTTTGATGGCAAGATCTGTCGCAGTGACGAGCCACCCAAGTGCCCTGGGTTACCGCAGTACAACCTTGCCACCAACCAGTGTGAGTCTTCATCCGGTCCCAAGTGTCCTCCTACGTACAATCTCGACAAGGGAACTTGTGTTTCCGATTCGCCTCCATCCTGCCCCATCGGTTACAGCGAAAAGAACGGCCTTTGCGTTGATAACTTTCCACCTGTCTGTCATGGAGTAAACCAAGTCTATGACAAGGGATCATGTGTCAGCAAAGATCCTCCCAGTTGCCCTCAAGGAACTAAGCCTCAAGGCAGGAAATGCGCCGGAGTTGTTCCCCCGGTATGTGCGGGCAAAGCCAGGCTTGATCGCGGCCACTGCGTTTTGGCGCCAGAATGCCCTGAGAAGTACAAGTTTAATACATGGGTCTGTGTCAGGGAAGATGACCCTGTTTGTTCTCCTGGAGTCTTCAAGAATGGTATCTGCCAGGCGGATCCCACGTGCCCGGACGGCTACACCTACGATGCAATTGCTGACACCTGCACATATGTTACAGAGCTTCACTGCAGCTCTGGATACAAAATCTTTACTGCCCCGTCTGGCGCTAAGGGTTGCTGCAAGGAGGGTACCGACGACTTTGATGGAACATTCTGCTCGTGGGAAGTCACTGAGTCTGAATGCCCTGACGGTACCGAGTACAAGGAAGGTTATTGTCGCCATCCCTCGGAGagcccttcttgccctgaTCTCTATGACTCTATCGATGGAAGATGTGTCAAGCGAACCGTGCCGCGGTGCACTATCGGAAGCTACAACAAAGGGAAGTGTATCTTGGGTGATCCAACTTGCCCCACTGGAAGTCAATTCAACGGCAAGGAATGCGTACTTATTGAGCGAGCGTCTTGCCCTGATGGATCCAGGCTTGTTGGCGATAAGTGTATTTCTCTGGATCAGGCCACCTgccctcaaggtcaacggCAGGAAGGAGATGACTGCATCCATGAGGAATCGCCTAAGTGTCCTCCCAACACGATCCTCGATAACGGCGTCTGCAAGCACCCTGATATCCCCATTTGCAAGTCTGGTACCAACTATCTCAATGAACACTGCACCTTGCCCACTCTCCCAACCTGTCCTAAGGGTAGCATGATTAGCGACGGAAAGTGTGTTGCGATCCGACCTCCGCAGTGCCCCGAGAAACATAGGTACTGTGGTGCAACCCATACCTGTGTTCCAACAGGGCCTCCCAAGTGTCCAGAAGGCCTTGTATGGGACAGGTATCACTGCGTCAGCCGAAGGCTGGCGACGTGTCCCGAGGGCTACACTCGGGTTGGTCCCACGTGTATCAGCAAAAACGACCCTCGGTGTAAAGAGGGATTTGTCTTCGATGTTAAGTCCCAAGGCTGCGTTTCCAAAGATGAGCCTAAATGCCCTGAAGGGCTTAGCTTTGATGGAACGAAGTGTGcctctccaagatctccAGAGTGTACTCATGAAGGGACCACGTACGATCCGAAGACACAATCTTGTATCGCAGCGCCACCTGGCTGTCCCGAGGGCACTGACTTCAAGAATGGCGAATGTGTGCTGAGGACACCACCACAATGCCCTGACGGTACTGAAATGAAGGATGATTCCTGTGTTGCGATCAGGGGTCCTGAGTGCGAATATAATCTCACCATGGTTGACGGACGTTGTGTCTCTGAGAAGCCGCCTACATGTGGTGACGGAACCACCTGGGATGGATCTCGTTGTGTTATTGGTACCAGAACTTCATGCTTCAATTTGGAGGTATGCCCTCCTATTGGGGCTGCTGCTTTGCCGGCCCCTTCACCTGAGGTTTAG